Proteins from a genomic interval of Flavobacteriales bacterium:
- the sppA gene encoding signal peptide peptidase SppA: MKQFFKFMFASALGLVVGIFLLFAILAGIGASMSGEQVVEVKDKSVLHIKLNYEIKERGVDSPFGNFDPATFQSKPSVGLNQILSSLKNAANDEKIEGVYLDMQSVPAGMATIEEIRNALLDFKESGKWIVSYSEIYSQKAYYLASVSDELWLNPQGMVEWKGLGAQLMFMKGMFEKLEVEPQIIRYGKFKSAVEPLMLDKMSEANRMQTMTYMSDLWNKMLRGISEGRGKSVDELDKMAQNATIQNAKNALENGLVDELLFKDEVMAKLRSRLSIEDEDDKINFIGLAKYKDAPKAKSDEDKTGKKDKIAIIYAVGSIEGGEGDDETIGSEKISAEIRKARKDDKIKAIVLRVNSPGGSALASDVIWREVVLAKAVKPVVVSMGDVAASGGYYIACAADTILAQPNTITGSIGVFGVLMNAQKLMNNKLGIMIDTVKTNRFADLGTPFRALTEAERGIIQNGVNEIYFDFITKVGQGRGMTADQIDSIGQGRVWSGEDALEIGLVDLLGGIDDAVEIAAGMAKVDNYRVVEYPAQKDPFQQMVEEITGQGEEVFLKNRLGQYYEYVKDVEELMQMEGVQARLPYQIYID, from the coding sequence ATGAAACAATTTTTCAAGTTCATGTTTGCCAGCGCATTAGGCCTTGTGGTTGGCATATTTTTATTATTCGCAATTCTAGCTGGAATTGGTGCATCAATGAGTGGAGAACAAGTGGTTGAAGTGAAAGACAAATCGGTTCTTCATATAAAACTCAACTACGAAATCAAAGAGCGCGGGGTAGATAGCCCGTTCGGAAACTTTGATCCTGCCACGTTTCAATCCAAACCTTCTGTAGGGCTTAATCAGATTCTAAGCAGCTTGAAGAATGCTGCCAACGATGAAAAGATTGAAGGCGTTTATTTGGACATGCAAAGTGTGCCGGCAGGAATGGCAACTATTGAGGAAATCAGAAATGCACTATTGGATTTTAAAGAAAGTGGCAAGTGGATTGTCAGCTACAGCGAAATCTATTCTCAAAAGGCTTACTATCTAGCTTCTGTTTCTGATGAGCTTTGGTTAAATCCACAAGGAATGGTTGAGTGGAAAGGATTGGGTGCTCAACTCATGTTCATGAAAGGCATGTTCGAAAAATTGGAAGTTGAACCACAGATCATCCGTTATGGCAAATTCAAAAGTGCCGTTGAGCCTTTAATGTTGGATAAGATGAGCGAGGCCAACCGCATGCAGACCATGACTTACATGTCTGACCTTTGGAACAAAATGCTGAGAGGAATTTCTGAAGGAAGAGGCAAATCGGTTGACGAATTGGATAAAATGGCGCAGAATGCAACGATCCAAAATGCAAAAAATGCGTTGGAAAATGGTTTGGTTGACGAGCTTCTTTTCAAAGATGAGGTTATGGCTAAGCTAAGATCACGACTTTCTATTGAAGATGAAGATGACAAAATCAACTTCATTGGATTAGCAAAGTACAAGGATGCGCCAAAAGCTAAATCTGACGAAGACAAGACAGGTAAGAAAGATAAGATTGCCATCATTTATGCTGTTGGAAGTATTGAAGGTGGAGAAGGCGATGATGAAACCATTGGGTCTGAAAAAATCTCTGCCGAAATCAGAAAAGCTAGAAAAGACGATAAGATCAAAGCGATCGTTTTACGCGTGAACAGCCCAGGCGGAAGCGCATTAGCCTCAGACGTTATCTGGAGAGAAGTTGTGTTGGCCAAGGCAGTTAAACCAGTGGTCGTCTCTATGGGAGACGTTGCAGCTTCTGGTGGATACTACATTGCCTGCGCTGCTGATACCATTTTAGCACAGCCAAATACAATTACAGGTTCAATTGGTGTTTTTGGCGTACTTATGAACGCACAAAAACTGATGAATAACAAACTCGGAATCATGATTGACACGGTTAAAACCAACCGATTCGCAGATCTTGGAACACCATTCCGAGCGCTCACAGAAGCTGAAAGAGGGATTATTCAAAATGGCGTGAACGAAATCTATTTTGACTTCATTACGAAAGTGGGACAAGGACGTGGAATGACAGCTGATCAGATTGATTCAATCGGTCAAGGGCGCGTTTGGAGTGGAGAAGATGCTTTGGAAATCGGACTTGTTGATCTTCTTGGAGGAATTGATGACGCAGTAGAAATTGCTGCTGGAATGGCAAAAGTTGATAACTACAGAGTGGTCGAATATCCTGCTCAGAAAGATCCGTTTCAACAGATGGTAGAAGAGATCACAGGACAGGGAGAAGAAGTTTTCTTAAAAAACCGACTGGGACAGTATTACGAATACGTAAAAGATGTAGAGGAATTGATGCAAATGGAAGGAGTTCAGGCTCGACTTCCATATCAGATCTACATCGACTGA
- a CDS encoding deoxynucleoside kinase yields the protein MARPKEYEYVVIEGNIGSGKTTLSKKLAERWGSRLMLEEFKDNPFLPKFYENPKQHSFALELSFLAERYHQKRDELNKTDLFKPGIVCDYSFAKSLVFARINLDEDEFELYQNLFQIIHGRLPKPDLLLFLHASPEKSLRQIKKRGREYELDISLDYLRAINTGYLDFFRQQTGIRIVILNTDRIDFVASNEDLNAIFKIIEADHAFGIQIIDLC from the coding sequence ATGGCGCGCCCAAAAGAGTACGAATATGTGGTAATTGAGGGGAACATCGGATCTGGAAAGACCACGTTATCTAAGAAATTGGCAGAACGATGGGGTTCGAGACTGATGCTGGAAGAGTTTAAAGACAATCCATTCTTACCGAAGTTCTATGAAAACCCTAAACAGCACAGTTTTGCGTTGGAATTGAGCTTCTTGGCTGAAAGATATCATCAAAAAAGAGATGAACTGAACAAGACGGACTTGTTCAAACCCGGCATTGTTTGCGATTATTCATTTGCGAAATCACTCGTTTTCGCGAGAATCAATCTTGATGAAGATGAATTTGAACTTTATCAGAACCTGTTTCAGATTATTCATGGTCGATTGCCAAAACCAGACCTTCTTTTGTTTCTACACGCCAGCCCTGAAAAGTCATTGAGGCAGATAAAAAAGCGCGGAAGAGAATATGAACTGGACATAAGTCTCGATTATCTTAGAGCAATTAACACAGGATATCTGGATTTCTTTCGGCAACAAACAGGAATAAGGATTGTGATTTTGAACACGGATAGAATAGATTTCGTAGCATCTAACGAAGACTTGAATGCCATATTCAAGATAATAGAGGCGGATCACGCCTTTGGAATTCAAATTATTGACCTCTGTTGA
- the folK gene encoding 2-amino-4-hydroxy-6-hydroxymethyldihydropteridine diphosphokinase, protein MNGSIRKYVLLTGSDLGDRSKILKEATEHIAAQVGRIVSVSEVLESEPWGFKSETTFLNQAIMVETEKAPLDVLKTILEIEMQMGRTRKNEQWTSRTIDIDILSSEDLIFQSQGLTIPHKHLHEREFALRPLSQIAPNWIHPILLRTSVQLIDELDSLKADHIMS, encoded by the coding sequence ATGAATGGATCAATCCGGAAATATGTTCTCTTGACTGGCTCTGATCTTGGTGACCGTTCAAAGATTTTGAAAGAAGCAACCGAGCACATTGCTGCTCAAGTTGGCAGAATAGTTAGTGTATCAGAAGTGTTGGAAAGTGAACCGTGGGGATTTAAATCCGAAACCACATTTCTGAATCAGGCCATAATGGTTGAAACAGAGAAAGCGCCTTTAGATGTTCTGAAAACCATCTTGGAAATTGAAATGCAAATGGGGCGAACTAGGAAAAACGAGCAATGGACGTCTAGAACCATTGACATAGATATTCTAAGTTCAGAAGATTTGATCTTTCAATCTCAAGGTCTCACAATCCCTCACAAACATCTTCACGAAAGAGAATTTGCACTTAGACCGCTTTCTCAAATTGCTCCGAATTGGATTCATCCAATATTACTGAGAACTTCTGTTCAACTCATTGATGAACTAGACTCCTTGAAAGCTGACCACATAATGTCCTAG
- a CDS encoding SPFH domain-containing protein: MKEEKTVKPISGWLMLPIVLVMIGAIILLAVIVNQPGWLALELIPLIMLIGFFIVNPNQSWVLVLFGEYKGTVKSNGFFWVNPFMKNHRISLRAHNFDNEPIKVNDSLGNPIMIGAVIVWRVKDTFKAAFDVNDYLEFVGIQSEAALRNLAGQYPYDEFQDDDTEAEISLRGGGDEVNHKLEEALDHSLGIAGIEVLEARISHLAYAQEIAGAMLQRQQATAVVAARRKIVEGAVGMVEMALDELSKKDIVHLDDEKKAAMVSNLMVVLCSDKSASPVVNTGSLYN, encoded by the coding sequence ATGAAAGAAGAAAAAACAGTAAAGCCTATCTCCGGCTGGTTGATGTTGCCAATTGTGTTGGTGATGATCGGTGCCATTATTTTACTCGCAGTTATAGTCAATCAACCAGGTTGGCTTGCGCTTGAGCTTATTCCGTTGATAATGCTCATCGGATTTTTTATTGTCAATCCAAATCAATCTTGGGTGCTCGTTCTATTTGGAGAGTACAAGGGAACGGTAAAGTCCAACGGCTTCTTTTGGGTCAATCCATTCATGAAGAATCATCGGATATCATTGCGCGCGCACAACTTTGATAACGAGCCTATCAAAGTGAACGATAGCTTAGGAAACCCGATAATGATAGGTGCTGTGATTGTTTGGCGAGTGAAAGACACTTTTAAAGCAGCCTTCGATGTAAACGATTACTTGGAATTCGTTGGAATTCAGAGTGAGGCAGCTTTAAGAAATTTGGCAGGACAATACCCATATGATGAGTTTCAGGATGACGATACGGAAGCGGAAATTTCGCTTCGTGGTGGGGGAGATGAAGTGAATCATAAGCTAGAAGAGGCCTTGGATCACAGCCTCGGAATAGCAGGTATTGAGGTTTTGGAAGCCCGCATCAGTCATTTGGCCTACGCTCAGGAAATTGCAGGGGCCATGCTACAACGGCAGCAGGCAACCGCGGTAGTAGCTGCGCGAAGAAAAATTGTTGAAGGTGCTGTTGGAATGGTAGAAATGGCGTTAGACGAGCTCAGTAAAAAAGATATCGTTCATTTGGATGATGAGAAAAAGGCCGCAATGGTCAGCAATTTGATGGTGGTACTGTGCTCTGATAAGAGTGCATCGCCAGTAGTAAACACAGGTTCACTTTATAATTGA
- a CDS encoding OmpA family protein, translated as MKKSLLFVLSLLVSGIAFGQKKKMNYFSVGLQGGWTQFYGDIRQYDFGFSQQKADIANGAGGLFVDYQLNSVIGFRANVLGGTLGGSKRKFNANSSGTGKNDNVLFKTVFVDYTLNATINFVNLMYSDRTKDRLFTAYLVGGVGFTSFRVRKTRLFDAGGQKAGDWVASEPYVNKDNENKKMTTELIIPAGLGMKFRLSRRFDLGLEYTQRFAVASDKLDGTVAGSKRSDSYGLFNAFLAIKIGKQTHSKEWVNPFQALNQNIADLQANVDGLAKDADGDGVSDIFDKEENSPADVAVDGSGRSLDTDGDGVPDYLDADPFTSKGARVDENGKELDSDNDGVADSQDVEPNTTAGALVNFQGKTINLEAAGGQSTVNVSGGGLPSIYFKVNSARIDYWSSYDRLAEVAKIMKADKAINVKVVGSADKTGAEDYNTSLSEKRAQAAVDHLVKIYGIDAGRFSIDSEGEANPLSVSDEALNVNRRVDFIVQ; from the coding sequence ATGAAAAAGAGTCTACTCTTTGTATTGTCACTATTGGTTTCTGGTATCGCTTTTGGCCAGAAAAAGAAAATGAATTATTTCTCTGTCGGTCTTCAAGGAGGATGGACTCAGTTTTACGGAGATATTCGTCAATATGACTTCGGTTTCTCTCAACAGAAGGCTGATATTGCCAATGGTGCGGGAGGTCTATTTGTTGACTACCAATTGAATTCTGTCATTGGGTTTCGCGCCAACGTTCTTGGTGGTACATTGGGAGGTTCAAAACGGAAATTCAATGCAAATAGCAGTGGTACAGGGAAGAATGATAACGTACTTTTTAAGACCGTATTTGTAGATTACACACTAAATGCCACAATAAACTTCGTTAATCTGATGTATTCAGACCGAACAAAAGACAGATTGTTTACTGCGTACTTGGTTGGTGGTGTTGGTTTTACTTCGTTTCGGGTTAGAAAAACACGGTTGTTTGATGCTGGAGGTCAAAAGGCTGGGGATTGGGTCGCTAGTGAACCTTATGTGAATAAGGATAATGAAAATAAGAAAATGACCACAGAATTGATCATTCCTGCTGGTTTAGGTATGAAATTTCGACTATCGCGAAGGTTCGACCTTGGTTTGGAGTATACTCAACGGTTTGCGGTTGCTTCCGATAAGTTAGACGGTACCGTAGCAGGAAGCAAAAGGAGTGATAGCTATGGACTTTTTAACGCATTCTTGGCTATTAAAATTGGAAAACAAACACATTCGAAAGAATGGGTTAATCCTTTCCAAGCACTTAACCAAAACATCGCTGACCTTCAAGCAAATGTTGATGGACTTGCTAAAGACGCAGATGGTGATGGAGTGTCTGACATCTTTGATAAAGAAGAAAACTCTCCTGCTGATGTAGCGGTCGATGGTAGTGGACGTTCATTAGATACGGATGGTGATGGGGTGCCAGATTATTTGGATGCTGACCCTTTTACATCTAAAGGAGCAAGAGTTGATGAGAATGGTAAGGAATTGGATTCTGATAATGATGGTGTTGCCGATAGCCAAGATGTAGAGCCAAATACTACTGCTGGTGCGTTGGTCAATTTCCAAGGTAAAACAATCAATTTGGAAGCGGCTGGTGGACAATCAACCGTGAATGTTTCTGGTGGCGGACTACCTTCGATCTATTTCAAAGTAAATAGTGCACGAATCGACTACTGGTCTAGTTATGACAGATTGGCAGAAGTTGCTAAAATCATGAAAGCCGATAAGGCTATTAATGTGAAAGTTGTAGGAAGCGCAGATAAGACAGGTGCTGAAGATTACAATACATCGCTTAGTGAGAAACGTGCTCAAGCTGCTGTTGATCATCTGGTTAAAATCTATGGTATAGATGCTGGAAGGTTTAGCATTGACAGTGAAGGTGAGGCTAATCCACTTTCTGTATCTGATGAAGCATTGAACGTTAACCGAAGAGTAGATTTCATCGTGCAATAA